The Nocardia sp. BMG51109 nucleotide sequence CCGGGACTGGAACGGCTCGCGGCCGAGATCACCGCGGCCGGCGGCAGCGCGCGCACCGGGGTGCTGGATGTCACCGATGCCGCGCAGTGGCGGGCGCGACTGGCCGAATTCCATTCCGCGACAGGGCGATTGGATATCCTGGTCAACAATGCCGGGGTACTGCGGGCGGGGGCGTTCGAGAGCATCGACCAGGCCGCATACGACCGGATCGTGGCGGTGAATCTGGGTGGCGTCATCGCCGGTACGCGCGCCGCCTTCGAATACCTCCGGGATACGCCCGGGGCGCAGGTGGTGAATCTGTGCTCGGCCTCGGCGGTCTACGGCCAGGCCGAACTGGCCGGCTATGGCGCGACCAAGGCCGCGGTGCGCAATCTCACCGAGGCGCTCGATCTGGAATGGCACCGCCACGACATCCGGGTGCTGGCGATCTGGCCGCTGTTCGTCGCGACCGGCATGCTCGCGGGCGTGCGGACCGCCTCGACCCGATCGCTGGGCGTGCGGTTGACCGCCGACGAGGTGGCCGAGGGTATTTGGCGCGCGACGCGGCGGCGGGGCCCGCTGCCGCGGGTGCACTACTCGATCGGCGCGCAGGCCAAGGTGCTGGCGGCGGCCGGGAAATACGCGCCGAACCAGCTGGTTCGGGCCGTCAACCGGATCATCACGCGCGCCCGGTGACCGGGCGGGCGGCCCGGTCGCTGTGGCGTCGGGCGGCCCGGCCGCCGTGATACCGGGCCGAACTCCGTGGTCCGTGCCGACAACCGGGTCCGGTTCTGACAGAATTGCGCGGCGGAAGGGGGTGTTGCACGTGTCGGCAGTCACCGCATCGGGACTCGGGAACGACCAGGGCGGTCCGGTGCCGGAGCTCGATCAGCTGATCGCCACGCTGCGGGTCGGCGCGGGGAACGATCCCCGGATTGCCGAGCAGGTGGTGGCGGCCGCGGGAATGTGGCGGCGGCCGTTGGTCATTCAGGTCACCGGCCGGGCCCGGTCGGGCAAGAGCACCCTGCTGCGGGCGCTGGCACTGATATCGGCGGTGGAGACCGAGCCGGTGGACGAGCCGGGCCGCCCCGATCCGGAGCTGGACGGCGATCTCGTCGTCTACGTGGTGCCGGCGGCGCCGCAGGCCGCCGACCGCCGCATCGTGGCCGAGCTGCCCCCGGACCGGACGATCGTGGTGCTCAACAAGGCCGATGCGATCGGCTCCCGGTGGGCCGACGCCGTGTCGGCGGCCGAACAGCTGGCGCACGGCCTGGGTGTCCCGGTGCTGCCGGTGGTCGCCGCGCTGGCGGTGGCCACCCGGGCCGGCACGCCGAACGACGACGACCTGCGCACACTGCGCCGGCACGCGGGCACGACCGATCCCACCTTCACGCTGTCGCCGGAGCTGTTCACCGCCGCGGCCGCGGGCCCCGATGTCGCCGACCGGCAGGCGGTGCTGGAGCGCTGGGGCCTGCACGGGGTGTCCTGCGCGCTGACGGCGCTGCGGGACGAGCCGGATCTGGGTCCGCGGGAACTGCTGCAGCTGTTGCACGCGGCCGGCGCCATCGACCCGGTGCACGCCCTGCTGCACCGGCGCTACGAACGCATCGGCGTCCTGCGCGGCGGCGAATTCCTCGACGAACTCGCCCGCCTGGCCGCGCGCTCGGTGCCGGGCGGCGCGGCCGGTTCGGGTCGGGCCCGCGACCTGATCGAGGACTACCTCGCCGGTGACGAGGCGCTGTGGCTGGGGCTGCAGGCCGGGCTGGCCGGGCCGGAGGTCGCCCATCTCGCGGCCGGTTACCCGTCGGTGCGGCCGGCCGATGCCGACGACGCGGCGCTGCGCGCTCAGCGCTGGCGCGCGGTGGTCGCCGGTGACATGCCGGCACCGGCACGCCGAGCCGCGCTGCGGGTGCACAACGGTTACGTCCGGATCTGGGAGCGAATGAGCAGTGCCGGACTCTGATCAGGTCGATTCCACCTCGGTGCCGGTTCCGGCCGCCTCCGTGCCGGTGCCGGACGCAGACGCGCCGGTCCTGCCGCAGCAGGTGGAAGCCGTTGTGGCGCGGTGGAATCCGCAGGGCAGCGCGCTGCTACAGGCGGTGCCGGCGACCGGCGCCGAACCCGGCACGCCGCCGGTGCCGGTCACCCTGATCGGTCCCGGCGACCCCAACACCATGCTGCTGCGCACCGAATTGGCCCGGTTCGAGCCGCATATCGTGCTCACCGAGCCCGCCGCGCCGGCCGCGGCGCCGCAGGT carries:
- a CDS encoding SDR family oxidoreductase; translation: MGEPAIFVTGAAAGIGRATALLFAARGYHVGAYDLDEPGLERLAAEITAAGGSARTGVLDVTDAAQWRARLAEFHSATGRLDILVNNAGVLRAGAFESIDQAAYDRIVAVNLGGVIAGTRAAFEYLRDTPGAQVVNLCSASAVYGQAELAGYGATKAAVRNLTEALDLEWHRHDIRVLAIWPLFVATGMLAGVRTASTRSLGVRLTADEVAEGIWRATRRRGPLPRVHYSIGAQAKVLAAAGKYAPNQLVRAVNRIITRAR